From the genome of Brachyhypopomus gauderio isolate BG-103 chromosome 20, BGAUD_0.2, whole genome shotgun sequence, one region includes:
- the soul5l gene encoding heme-binding protein 2 isoform X2 yields MSHHHRCSCISTTKPADINSFSSYCSQSSECLQFDLVCRTVAYEVRHYTPSRWVSTDAEAYFMGVGAAMAFRRLYQYISGANQEGIQIDMATPVLVRVPEHTPLWEPAIYTLNFLLPSAYQENPPIPTNDKLYFTDMPEVDVYVRGYGGWMLSVTSRLHSHLLTEELQRVNAHYNHTHHYAVGYDSPLKLLNRHNEVWYVVENEPVCDGVNHSLPQDLHPHSSTSTGTTTTSTGTTTTSTGTTTTSTGYTTTTSTGTTTTSTGYTTTTSGAPATLA; encoded by the exons ATGAGTCATCATCACCGGTGCAGCTGCATCTCGACCACTAAACCAGCCGACAT taaCTCATTCAGCAGCTACTGTTCACAGTCTTCAGAATGCCTGCAGTTTGACCTGGTGTGCAGAACAGTAGCGTATGAG gtgcgtcACTACACTCCTTCTCGCTGGGTGTCGACTGATGCAGAGGCGTATTTCATGGGAGTGGGAGCAGCCATGGCCTTCAGACGCCTCTACCAGTATATCAGCGGAGCCAACCAagaag gTATTCAGATTGACATGGCCACTCCGGTCCTTGTCAGAGTACCAGAGCACACTCCGTTGTGGGAGCCAGCTATCTACACACTCAACTTCCTGCTCCCCTCAGCCTATCAGGAAAATCCTCCCATACCAACCAATGACAAG CTGTATTTTACAGACATGCCAGAAGTGGACGTGTATGTAAGAGGTTATGGTGGCTGGATGTTGTCAGTCACATCTAGACTCCACTCCCACCTCTTAACCGAGGAGCTACAGAGAGTCAATGCTCACtacaaccacacccaccactacGCAGTGGGTTatgacag tcctCTGAAGCTCCTAAACAGACATAATGAGGTGTGGTATGTGGTGGAGAACGAGcctgtgtgtgatggagtgaaCCACAGTCTTCCCCAggacctccacccacactcctccacctccactggTACCACCACCACTTCAACTggtaccaccaccacctccactggtaccaccaccacctccactggttacaccaccaccacctccactggtaccaccaccacctccactggttacaccaccaccaccagtggTGCCCCAGCCACTTTGGCTTAG
- the soul5l gene encoding heme-binding protein 2 isoform X1 has translation MSHHHRCSCISTTKPADMFLLSGFIALVAGVIAENGVGNSFSSYCSQSSECLQFDLVCRTVAYEVRHYTPSRWVSTDAEAYFMGVGAAMAFRRLYQYISGANQEGIQIDMATPVLVRVPEHTPLWEPAIYTLNFLLPSAYQENPPIPTNDKLYFTDMPEVDVYVRGYGGWMLSVTSRLHSHLLTEELQRVNAHYNHTHHYAVGYDSPLKLLNRHNEVWYVVENEPVCDGVNHSLPQDLHPHSSTSTGTTTTSTGTTTTSTGTTTTSTGYTTTTSTGTTTTSTGYTTTTSGAPATLA, from the exons ATGAGTCATCATCACCGGTGCAGCTGCATCTCGACCACTAAACCAGCCGACAT GTTTCTTCTCTCTGGTTTCATTGCGTTGGTTGCTGGGGTGATAGCTGAGAATGGGGTGGG taaCTCATTCAGCAGCTACTGTTCACAGTCTTCAGAATGCCTGCAGTTTGACCTGGTGTGCAGAACAGTAGCGTATGAG gtgcgtcACTACACTCCTTCTCGCTGGGTGTCGACTGATGCAGAGGCGTATTTCATGGGAGTGGGAGCAGCCATGGCCTTCAGACGCCTCTACCAGTATATCAGCGGAGCCAACCAagaag gTATTCAGATTGACATGGCCACTCCGGTCCTTGTCAGAGTACCAGAGCACACTCCGTTGTGGGAGCCAGCTATCTACACACTCAACTTCCTGCTCCCCTCAGCCTATCAGGAAAATCCTCCCATACCAACCAATGACAAG CTGTATTTTACAGACATGCCAGAAGTGGACGTGTATGTAAGAGGTTATGGTGGCTGGATGTTGTCAGTCACATCTAGACTCCACTCCCACCTCTTAACCGAGGAGCTACAGAGAGTCAATGCTCACtacaaccacacccaccactacGCAGTGGGTTatgacag tcctCTGAAGCTCCTAAACAGACATAATGAGGTGTGGTATGTGGTGGAGAACGAGcctgtgtgtgatggagtgaaCCACAGTCTTCCCCAggacctccacccacactcctccacctccactggTACCACCACCACTTCAACTggtaccaccaccacctccactggtaccaccaccacctccactggttacaccaccaccacctccactggtaccaccaccacctccactggttacaccaccaccaccagtggTGCCCCAGCCACTTTGGCTTAG